One genomic segment of Gammaproteobacteria bacterium includes these proteins:
- the pepN gene encoding aminopeptidase N has translation MSQSLDNVIYLKDYSATAYVIKNTQLTFELGEGETRVNSLLTVSRREGVAAETPLVLDGEALTLLSIRIDGERLAATQYRVADNQLTISDLPSECLLAIETRLHPQSNTSLSGLYKSSGNFCTQCEAEGFRRITYYYDRPDAMSIFTTRIIADPQKYPVMLSNGNLVDKGTLADGRHWVQWQDPHPKPAYLFALVAGDLASIHDTFTTMNSREVDLYIYTELHNIDQCDYAMRSLKQAMKWDEVNYGREYDLDTYMIVAVDDFNMGAMENKGLNVFNSKYVLAKPETATDADYQGIEGVIGHEYFHNWSGNRVTCRDWFQLSLKEGFTVFRDQEFSADMQSRGVKRIEDVNMLRTHQFREDASPMAHPVRPESYVEINNFYTVTIYEKGGEVIRMQQLLLGNSGFRKGTDLYFDRHDGQAVTTDDFIKAMEDANGVDFSQFKRWYSQAGTPELSIKSRYDQTANRFTLTIRQHCPDTPGQTDKQPMHIPLAVGLLDQRGNDMPLQLQGEAAAPCKTLVLQLKQAEQNFQFENIVEPPVPSLLRGFSAPVKLNSDLSEEQRYFIMANDNDDYSRWDAGQQIAVTLIVGLAQKIQQRSEWTVDCRFIKAMEKSLCESKGQDKAMVAMALTLPSEAYLSGFMSPIDPLALHQARRFVREQIAQALQHPFLEVYQANRDEGDFKNDPASMAQRKLKNVCLGYLMERGSLAVVAHCEQQFYSANNMTDVLAALSALVNKDIELAAPALESFYDQWSGESLVVDKWLVLQATSRLEGALDRVRGLISHPAFKITNPNKVRSLIGAFCSGNPAQFHNLNGKGYALLSEFILKLNTLNPQIASRLVTPLVSWRKYDEPRQLLMKAELEKIAATPELSKDVYEMVNKALG, from the coding sequence ATGTCGCAATCACTTGATAATGTTATTTACCTGAAAGACTACTCCGCCACCGCCTATGTGATTAAAAACACGCAATTAACTTTTGAGCTGGGTGAGGGTGAAACACGGGTTAATAGCCTGTTGACAGTTTCACGCCGTGAAGGTGTTGCTGCAGAGACACCGCTAGTGCTAGATGGGGAGGCGTTAACACTGCTCTCGATTCGTATTGATGGTGAGCGACTTGCCGCTACACAATATCGGGTGGCTGATAACCAACTCACGATAAGTGACTTGCCTTCCGAGTGTCTGTTGGCGATTGAGACCCGACTACACCCGCAGAGCAATACCTCTCTTTCCGGACTCTATAAGTCCAGCGGCAACTTTTGTACACAGTGCGAAGCGGAGGGGTTTCGGCGGATTACTTACTATTATGACCGTCCCGATGCGATGTCTATCTTCACAACCCGTATTATTGCAGATCCGCAGAAATATCCGGTGATGTTATCCAACGGTAATTTAGTTGATAAGGGGACACTTGCGGATGGCCGGCACTGGGTGCAGTGGCAAGACCCACACCCCAAACCGGCCTATCTTTTTGCACTGGTGGCCGGTGATCTGGCCAGTATTCACGACACGTTCACCACGATGAATAGCCGTGAAGTTGACCTTTATATCTACACTGAGCTGCACAATATTGATCAGTGCGATTATGCGATGCGATCTCTAAAGCAGGCGATGAAATGGGATGAGGTAAATTATGGCCGCGAGTATGATCTGGATACCTATATGATTGTGGCGGTGGATGATTTCAACATGGGGGCGATGGAGAACAAGGGGTTGAATGTTTTTAACTCCAAATATGTGTTGGCCAAACCAGAGACCGCCACTGATGCTGATTATCAGGGTATTGAAGGGGTGATAGGGCATGAGTATTTTCATAACTGGTCAGGCAATCGGGTCACTTGTCGCGATTGGTTTCAGCTGAGCCTTAAAGAGGGTTTTACTGTTTTTAGGGATCAGGAGTTTAGCGCAGATATGCAGTCTCGTGGGGTTAAGCGGATTGAAGATGTCAATATGCTGCGTACCCATCAATTTCGTGAGGATGCCAGCCCGATGGCACATCCGGTGCGCCCAGAATCATATGTTGAAATAAATAACTTCTATACCGTGACAATTTATGAAAAGGGCGGTGAAGTGATTCGGATGCAGCAGCTTCTACTGGGTAACAGCGGATTCCGTAAGGGAACTGACCTCTACTTTGATCGCCATGATGGTCAAGCGGTCACCACGGATGATTTTATTAAGGCGATGGAAGATGCCAATGGTGTGGACTTTAGCCAGTTTAAGCGCTGGTACTCCCAGGCGGGCACCCCAGAGTTGAGTATAAAATCCCGCTATGACCAAACAGCCAATCGATTTACCCTCACTATTCGACAGCATTGTCCCGATACACCGGGGCAGACCGACAAGCAGCCTATGCATATTCCGCTGGCCGTTGGACTGCTGGATCAGCGGGGGAACGATATGCCGCTCCAGCTTCAAGGTGAGGCGGCAGCTCCTTGCAAAACCCTTGTATTGCAGCTTAAACAGGCAGAGCAGAACTTTCAGTTTGAAAATATTGTAGAGCCACCCGTGCCGTCACTGTTACGGGGCTTCTCGGCCCCGGTGAAGCTGAATTCAGACCTGAGTGAGGAGCAACGCTACTTCATCATGGCCAATGATAATGACGACTATAGCCGTTGGGATGCAGGTCAGCAGATTGCGGTGACGTTGATTGTTGGACTGGCGCAAAAAATTCAACAGCGCAGCGAGTGGACGGTGGATTGCCGCTTCATTAAGGCAATGGAGAAGAGTCTCTGTGAGAGCAAAGGCCAGGATAAGGCGATGGTGGCAATGGCATTAACCTTGCCCTCAGAGGCCTATTTGAGTGGCTTTATGTCACCCATTGATCCGCTGGCGCTGCACCAGGCTCGGCGCTTTGTAAGAGAGCAAATCGCCCAAGCATTGCAGCACCCTTTTCTTGAGGTCTACCAGGCCAATAGAGATGAAGGAGATTTTAAAAATGACCCCGCCAGTATGGCGCAACGTAAACTGAAAAATGTCTGCTTAGGCTATTTAATGGAGCGCGGTAGCCTCGCTGTGGTTGCGCATTGTGAACAGCAGTTTTATAGCGCAAATAATATGACAGATGTACTGGCAGCACTCAGTGCCTTGGTTAACAAAGATATTGAACTGGCCGCACCTGCACTGGAGTCATTTTATGATCAGTGGTCAGGTGAGTCGCTGGTAGTGGATAAGTGGCTAGTGCTGCAAGCGACCTCCCGCCTTGAGGGTGCACTGGACCGTGTCCGTGGATTGATTAGTCATCCCGCCTTTAAAATTACCAACCCCAATAAAGTACGTTCACTGATTGGCGCTTTCTGCTCAGGTAATCCGGCGCAATTCCACAACCTGAATGGCAAAGGGTATGCACTGTTGAGTGAGTTTATTCTCAAATTAAACACCCTGAACCCACAAATCGCCTCACGCTTGGTTACGCCCTTGGTCTCTTGGCGAAAATATGATGAGCCACGCCAGCTACTGATGAAAGCAGAGTTGGAGAAGATAGCAGCGACACCTGAGCTGTCGAAAGATGTGTATGAAATGGTAAACAAAGCGCTGGGATAG
- a CDS encoding nucleoid-associated protein: MATSQLIAHHLFSNGEQPATLALRDQVQEEGPYKESLLDKLKSSFMVRLTRRHGSFSAQEEPLLPAELDAYLAGEHSLTEVSQRFVQAFAKQLEQQSLALNAHFLFFTEKAFDHHHIFYLFVAHQSESLAISEQLEVCPSYVIDTGATLFGIKVDLAEWKGDRQYAYLSSVPPKGDASLVELFDLLTGFHHGINKQESTTQLLDGIEHYVKQLPNEQANEVRHQVVEYCTAKEKSDEPVTIPGLSEVLNGIDCDQFIRQMATHNPKAEDEPVMIDRRALQRYVKFSGREKALAISFSSDQLNERVIYDENRDTLTINGLPKALRDQLLRHLTGR, encoded by the coding sequence ATGGCAACGTCTCAATTAATCGCTCACCACCTGTTCAGTAATGGAGAGCAGCCCGCTACTTTAGCACTGCGTGATCAAGTGCAGGAGGAGGGGCCGTACAAAGAGAGCCTGCTGGATAAGTTGAAAAGCAGCTTTATGGTGCGCTTAACGCGCAGGCATGGCAGCTTTTCAGCTCAAGAGGAACCACTCTTACCCGCTGAACTCGATGCCTATCTGGCCGGTGAACACAGCTTAACTGAAGTGAGTCAGCGTTTCGTGCAGGCGTTTGCCAAACAACTGGAACAGCAGAGTCTGGCACTCAATGCGCACTTTCTGTTTTTCACTGAAAAAGCCTTTGACCATCACCATATTTTCTACCTGTTTGTGGCTCACCAAAGCGAATCGCTGGCAATTAGCGAGCAGTTAGAGGTGTGTCCCAGTTATGTAATCGATACTGGCGCAACCCTGTTCGGCATTAAAGTCGATTTAGCCGAATGGAAGGGTGACCGTCAGTATGCTTATCTTTCGAGCGTCCCACCGAAAGGCGATGCGTCACTGGTTGAGCTGTTTGACCTGTTGACAGGTTTCCACCACGGTATCAATAAACAGGAGAGCACCACTCAACTTCTGGATGGTATAGAGCACTATGTGAAACAGTTACCGAATGAGCAGGCGAATGAGGTGCGACATCAGGTGGTGGAGTATTGCACAGCAAAAGAGAAGAGCGATGAACCGGTCACAATCCCGGGACTCTCTGAGGTGTTAAACGGCATCGATTGTGATCAATTTATCCGCCAGATGGCAACCCACAACCCCAAAGCGGAAGATGAGCCGGTTATGATTGATCGGCGTGCATTGCAACGTTATGTGAAGTTTTCGGGCCGTGAAAAAGCACTGGCAATCAGCTTTTCATCAGATCAACTCAATGAGCGCGTCATCTACGATGAGAACCGTGACACATTGACCATTAATGGCCTGCCCAAGGCACTGCGTGATCAATTATTACGCCACTTAACGGGGCGTTGA
- a CDS encoding undecaprenyl-phosphate alpha-N-acetylglucosaminyl 1-phosphate transferase (catalyzes the formation of alpha-N-acetylglucosaminyl-pyrophosphoryl-undecaprenyl from alpha-N-acetylglucosaminyl 1-phosphate and the lipid carrier undecaprenyl phosphate), which produces MNGFFGYLAAFAVTFFSVLLYIPVARRIGLVDAPGGRKHHDGSIPLVGGVAMFTGIALALFTLPIQIDHYYALIAGMIMMVAVGVIDDLKDLSARVRFLSQVIAALLMVYWGDTLLLSLGSALHSEVTELGVWAIPFTVFAVVGVVNATNMTDGVDGLAGSMALVILSAFAVIAAANGLYSDLMVLLVVISSVLAFLLFNFPIPGRTQAKVFMGDGGSMFLGFVIAWYGVSLTQGDNAAISPATALWVIGLPILDTIAIMTRRVLRGRSPFAPDREHFHHILQVAGFSKSGVIVTMMLISSLLAAIGLFGALLGVAEYIMFYGYLALLALYFWGVMHAWRVMKVIKKVGAAVQGRR; this is translated from the coding sequence ATGAATGGTTTTTTCGGTTATCTCGCTGCTTTTGCAGTAACATTTTTTTCAGTGCTGCTTTATATCCCTGTTGCTCGACGTATCGGTTTGGTTGATGCACCGGGTGGACGCAAACACCATGATGGATCAATCCCGCTGGTGGGTGGTGTGGCGATGTTTACAGGGATTGCACTGGCCCTTTTCACTCTGCCTATTCAAATCGACCACTACTACGCCCTGATAGCCGGTATGATCATGATGGTGGCTGTCGGGGTGATAGATGATCTAAAAGATCTCTCTGCTCGTGTACGCTTTCTCTCCCAAGTTATTGCTGCGCTACTGATGGTTTACTGGGGAGATACGCTGCTGCTCAGTTTGGGCAGTGCACTCCATAGTGAGGTCACTGAGTTGGGCGTATGGGCGATTCCATTCACTGTATTTGCAGTGGTTGGCGTGGTCAATGCGACCAACATGACAGATGGCGTTGATGGTCTTGCGGGATCAATGGCACTGGTTATATTGAGCGCATTTGCGGTCATCGCAGCCGCTAATGGCTTGTACAGCGACCTGATGGTGTTATTGGTGGTCATTAGTAGTGTACTGGCATTTCTCCTGTTTAACTTTCCTATTCCAGGAAGAACTCAAGCCAAAGTCTTTATGGGCGATGGCGGGAGCATGTTTTTAGGTTTTGTGATTGCATGGTACGGCGTGTCATTAACCCAAGGTGACAATGCGGCCATCTCTCCGGCGACGGCATTGTGGGTCATTGGCCTGCCTATATTAGATACCATCGCCATTATGACGCGAAGAGTGTTACGAGGTCGCTCACCCTTTGCACCAGACCGCGAACATTTTCATCACATTCTGCAAGTAGCAGGGTTCAGTAAAAGTGGAGTGATTGTGACCATGATGCTGATCAGCTCGCTACTGGCTGCGATTGGCCTGTTTGGCGCGTTGCTGGGGGTGGCAGAATATATTATGTTTTACGGCTACCTTGCGCTTCTGGCACTCTATTTTTGGGGCGTTATGCACGCCTGGCGGGTGATGAAGGTGATTAAAAAAGTAGGTGCTGCTGTTCAAGGCCGACGTTAA
- a CDS encoding VanZ family protein: MPINQSALPSFYGLDKIEHFVTYFVLALYFCQIITQRYHLHCVGLLVMLGILIECLQILTGYRMFDLWDIVANTLGVVAGYFIGKNYGTVLQTCCRKLA; this comes from the coding sequence ATGCCAATTAATCAGTCGGCGCTGCCCTCCTTTTACGGACTGGATAAGATTGAACATTTTGTAACCTACTTTGTTTTAGCACTCTATTTTTGCCAAATTATCACACAACGCTACCACCTCCACTGTGTGGGGTTGCTGGTGATGCTGGGCATTCTCATTGAGTGTTTACAGATTCTTACGGGCTACCGTATGTTCGATCTTTGGGATATTGTTGCGAACACTCTGGGGGTTGTCGCTGGATACTTTATCGGAAAAAACTATGGTACTGTTTTACAAACCTGTTGCCGAAAGCTTGCCTGA
- a CDS encoding squalene/phytoene synthase family protein, with protein MSANSTVILGELLRDVSRSFYLTLRVLPLPIRQPMGIAYLLARAADTVADTEIIVAEQRLTLLNRFRQALAGDDSVALFLAEMEGFIKQQRHAGERRLLARLDEVFSHLFLLPRDDQEQVIAVVMTLTDGMLLDLQHFPLSEPGRVVALPNAQSLDRYLYLVAGCVGEFWSAICFAHDKRLRHWDLPAQQALGVQFGKALQLTNILRDIAADLHMGRCYLPEDQLADLNLSVEVLLDCAHSAAMRPLHHQWIAQALSHYTAAGQYITHTPRRCILLRLATLWPVLIGLKTLRLTALNHNYLNPGVRVKVGRFEIYRLMLVSFFVVGSNVATKWWLKRLRGRVMAALVHQPSSIA; from the coding sequence ATGTCTGCTAACTCAACCGTCATTTTAGGTGAACTGTTACGCGATGTTTCGCGCTCGTTCTACCTCACCCTCAGGGTTCTACCACTCCCCATACGCCAACCAATGGGTATCGCCTATCTCCTTGCGCGGGCAGCCGATACCGTTGCCGATACCGAAATTATTGTGGCAGAACAGCGATTAACCCTATTAAACCGCTTTCGCCAGGCGCTTGCGGGTGATGACTCTGTGGCTCTGTTTCTAGCTGAGATGGAGGGGTTCATCAAGCAACAGCGCCATGCCGGTGAGCGACGACTGCTTGCGCGGCTGGATGAGGTCTTTTCTCACCTGTTTTTGCTACCCCGTGATGATCAAGAGCAGGTGATCGCGGTTGTCATGACCTTAACAGATGGGATGTTGCTTGATTTACAGCACTTCCCCCTGAGCGAGCCGGGTCGAGTGGTCGCACTGCCAAATGCCCAATCACTGGATCGTTACCTCTATCTGGTTGCGGGCTGTGTGGGGGAGTTCTGGAGCGCGATCTGCTTTGCACATGATAAGCGACTGAGGCATTGGGATTTACCCGCACAGCAGGCACTTGGCGTGCAGTTTGGTAAGGCGCTACAACTGACCAATATTTTGCGAGATATTGCCGCAGATTTACACATGGGCCGCTGCTATCTGCCGGAAGATCAACTGGCCGACCTTAACTTGTCTGTTGAAGTGCTGCTCGACTGCGCTCACTCTGCTGCAATGCGACCACTACACCATCAATGGATAGCCCAGGCGTTGAGCCATTACACGGCCGCTGGACAATATATTACCCATACACCACGGCGCTGCATATTGCTGCGATTGGCGACTTTGTGGCCGGTATTGATCGGATTAAAGACACTGCGGCTCACCGCTTTAAATCATAATTACCTGAACCCAGGTGTACGGGTTAAGGTTGGGCGATTTGAAATTTACCGCTTGATGCTGGTTTCATTTTTTGTGGTGGGTTCAAATGTTGCCACAAAGTGGTGGCTGAAACGGCTAAGGGGCCGAGTCATGGCGGCTCTAGTACATCAACCCTCTTCTATTGCCTAG
- a CDS encoding HAD-IA family hydrolase produces the protein MNSKPTPYSVLFDLDGTLLDTAPDLAFALNSVLTHQGKAELPFETIRPVVSHGGNALIALGFSITPADPGFAPLRQQFLDIYKNNLTTHSTLFPGMEQLLAHLESQNIPWGVVTNKPAWLTDPLMDELGMSLRAACIVSGDTAEQPKPHPAPLLYACKKTGHNPADCIYIGDHQRDIEAGRRAGMKTLTALFGYIDETETPETWGADGMIEAPLDVLDYLERWKGVSAELAG, from the coding sequence ATGAACTCTAAACCAACACCTTATAGCGTACTGTTTGATCTTGATGGCACGTTGCTCGATACCGCACCCGACCTCGCATTTGCGCTCAACAGCGTGCTGACACATCAGGGAAAAGCTGAACTCCCCTTTGAAACCATTCGCCCGGTCGTTTCACACGGTGGCAATGCGCTGATCGCGCTGGGCTTTAGTATCACACCTGCGGATCCAGGTTTTGCACCACTACGACAGCAGTTCCTCGATATTTATAAAAACAATCTCACTACTCACAGCACCCTGTTTCCGGGGATGGAGCAACTGCTCGCCCACCTGGAATCACAAAATATCCCCTGGGGCGTGGTTACCAACAAACCCGCCTGGCTCACCGATCCATTAATGGATGAGCTCGGCATGAGCCTGCGAGCAGCCTGTATTGTCAGTGGCGATACCGCTGAGCAGCCTAAACCTCACCCAGCACCCCTTCTATATGCCTGCAAAAAAACAGGCCATAATCCGGCAGACTGCATCTATATAGGAGACCACCAGCGGGATATAGAGGCGGGTAGACGCGCCGGAATGAAAACACTTACCGCTCTCTTTGGCTATATTGACGAAACAGAGACCCCAGAAACATGGGGCGCAGATGGGATGATTGAGGCACCACTGGATGTGCTCGATTATCTTGAGCGGTGGAAGGGTGTTAGCGCCGAGTTAGCTGGTTAG
- the ubiG gene encoding bifunctional 2-polyprenyl-6-hydroxyphenol methylase/3-demethylubiquinol 3-O-methyltransferase UbiG, with translation MSETVENIDPSEIAKFEALASRWWDENSEFKPLHDINPLRLNYVEQHCGGLAGKKVLDVGCGGGLLSEGMACRGAEVTGIDMGEAPLTVARLHLYESGQKVDYQLSTAEAFSINHADQYDVVTCLEMLEHVPDPSSVIAACAKMLKPGGDLFLSTINRNAKAFTLAIIGAEYLLKMLPKGTHEYQKFIKPSELSQWCRQAGLTPIDLTGMSYNPLSKEYKLSSDVNVNYLMHCKRNEL, from the coding sequence ATGAGCGAAACCGTAGAAAATATCGACCCATCTGAAATCGCTAAATTTGAAGCCCTCGCCTCACGTTGGTGGGATGAGAACAGCGAATTCAAACCGCTACATGACATCAACCCACTGCGCCTCAACTATGTAGAGCAACACTGCGGCGGTCTCGCGGGTAAAAAGGTTCTTGATGTGGGCTGTGGTGGTGGCTTGCTCTCCGAAGGGATGGCCTGCCGTGGAGCCGAAGTGACAGGGATTGATATGGGGGAAGCTCCCCTCACAGTTGCCCGATTGCACCTTTATGAATCGGGCCAAAAAGTGGATTACCAGCTGAGCACTGCAGAGGCATTTTCAATTAATCATGCCGATCAGTACGATGTGGTTACCTGCCTGGAGATGCTCGAGCACGTACCCGACCCCTCTTCCGTTATTGCCGCTTGTGCCAAAATGCTCAAGCCGGGTGGAGATCTATTTCTCTCAACCATTAACCGTAATGCAAAGGCTTTCACCCTGGCCATTATCGGTGCTGAATATTTACTGAAAATGCTTCCTAAAGGGACTCATGAGTACCAAAAATTTATCAAACCCTCTGAGCTAAGCCAGTGGTGTCGTCAAGCGGGTCTCACACCGATAGATCTTACCGGCATGAGCTATAACCCTTTGAGCAAAGAGTACAAACTCAGTAGTGATGTTAATGTGAACTATTTAATGCACTGCAAACGTAATGAACTCTAA
- a CDS encoding TRZ/ATZ family hydrolase, giving the protein MQHVDTIIDAGWIIPVEPTNTVLEKHSLVINNGHIIDLLPSQNSASRYTSKQHEHLTDHALIPGLINTHTHGAMSLLRGLADDLPLMSWLQDHIWPAEAKFVDQAFVYTGTQLAMAEMLRCGTTCFNDMYFFPDQAARAANAAGMRATIGMILIDFPTAWAQNSSECLEKGLALHDEYRNHPLINTALAPHAPYTVSDESLQRALVYAEELNIPLHMHLHETADEISGEMEKTAQRPLARLHKLGLLSPRLLAVHMTQLNDDEIALIAKTGVSVVHCPESNLKLASGFSPIGKLLDAGINLALGTDGAASNNDLDMLSEMRTAAQLAKSVSGDASTLPAYKALEMATLGGARALGIDDKVGTLTIGKAADITAIDLGQLESQPVYHPISQIVYTASRHQVTDVWVAGKQLLKARQLTTLNSHELINQAQQWRDRIKPSCSHA; this is encoded by the coding sequence ATGCAGCATGTTGATACAATTATTGATGCGGGGTGGATTATCCCAGTTGAGCCCACCAATACTGTACTTGAAAAGCATTCACTTGTTATCAACAATGGTCACATTATTGATCTTCTGCCCAGCCAAAATAGTGCAAGTAGATATACATCGAAACAACATGAACACCTCACTGACCACGCGCTTATACCCGGATTGATCAATACACATACCCACGGCGCGATGAGCCTACTGCGTGGCCTGGCAGATGACCTGCCTTTAATGAGCTGGCTGCAAGATCATATCTGGCCCGCTGAAGCTAAATTTGTTGATCAAGCATTTGTCTACACAGGCACCCAGCTCGCTATGGCTGAGATGTTGCGCTGTGGTACCACTTGCTTTAACGATATGTACTTCTTCCCCGACCAGGCTGCTCGCGCCGCTAACGCCGCAGGCATGCGTGCCACCATCGGCATGATATTAATCGATTTCCCAACGGCTTGGGCACAAAATAGCAGTGAGTGCCTTGAAAAGGGGCTGGCGCTGCATGATGAATATCGAAACCACCCACTGATCAACACCGCACTGGCACCGCACGCACCCTACACCGTCTCTGATGAATCACTGCAACGCGCACTGGTCTATGCAGAGGAGCTTAATATCCCCCTACATATGCACCTGCATGAAACAGCAGATGAGATCAGCGGGGAGATGGAAAAAACAGCCCAGCGCCCACTGGCCAGACTCCATAAACTGGGTTTGCTCTCACCGCGCCTGTTAGCGGTTCATATGACCCAGCTAAATGATGATGAGATCGCATTAATCGCTAAAACAGGGGTGAGTGTTGTCCACTGCCCCGAGTCTAACCTTAAGCTGGCGAGTGGTTTTTCACCGATTGGTAAATTATTGGATGCCGGTATCAATCTGGCACTCGGTACCGATGGTGCCGCCAGTAACAATGATCTGGATATGCTCAGTGAAATGCGTACGGCAGCACAGCTGGCAAAAAGTGTTTCGGGTGATGCCTCCACCCTGCCAGCGTATAAAGCACTGGAGATGGCCACGCTGGGCGGTGCTCGCGCACTCGGCATTGATGATAAAGTGGGCACACTCACTATTGGCAAAGCAGCTGACATCACGGCGATTGATCTTGGCCAGCTTGAGAGCCAGCCGGTCTACCACCCCATTTCACAAATTGTCTATACCGCAAGTCGCCACCAGGTTACCGATGTTTGGGTAGCCGGCAAGCAACTGCTAAAAGCACGTCAACTCACCACTCTTAACAGCCATGAGCTAATTAACCAGGCACAGCAGTGGCGAGACCGAATCAAGCCCTCTTGCTCACACGCATAA
- a CDS encoding HD domain-containing protein, giving the protein MIKPSIQTLIAKSLITFLLILALLTAIISGVNFRELSKQSIENQALAHAKLVRAGLTAHMKGGIMDKRGYYLDEIRQLDNIKSLEIVRGASVMAQFGPGLVYEKPVDETTAQVFASKQPLFIIDEFTLSPTIRAIIPYIASSEGRLNCLGCHQVEEGTVLGAVDIVMDVSEYQRWGLMVLVGIFATIIIFLSLILINTIRTVHKHVQRPLEDLIKNADTAFHNHQPVHAEEFETREFVDVANEINLFNNDIIAHQDMLKKKNSELEQLNSEIESTLRDTVYTMGVIEEQRSKETSNHTKRVTLYSQLIAEKMGLTPREIELVTLAAPLHDIGKIGIPDSILLKPGKLNDAEYEIMKSHSRIGYTMLSHSERDILHAASIIALQHHEKWNGTGYPQGLKGDGIHIFGRIIALADVFDALYSPRVYKKAWDLESIVNLIAEERGQHFDPQLVDLFLRDINEFVDICNQYPSGFPEDGYMK; this is encoded by the coding sequence ATGATAAAACCAAGTATTCAAACACTTATTGCTAAAAGTTTAATTACTTTCTTATTGATACTGGCTCTGCTGACGGCGATTATCTCTGGAGTGAACTTTCGTGAACTCTCCAAACAATCCATCGAAAACCAAGCATTGGCGCACGCAAAATTAGTCCGTGCAGGCTTAACTGCCCATATGAAAGGGGGGATTATGGATAAACGGGGCTACTATCTGGATGAAATTCGTCAGCTGGATAACATTAAAAGCTTGGAAATTGTTCGGGGTGCCTCCGTAATGGCTCAGTTTGGCCCGGGACTGGTGTATGAAAAGCCGGTCGATGAAACCACCGCCCAAGTGTTTGCATCTAAACAGCCACTTTTCATTATTGATGAGTTCACCTTATCCCCAACCATTCGCGCCATTATCCCCTACATTGCAAGCAGTGAAGGGCGCTTGAACTGCCTGGGTTGCCACCAGGTAGAGGAGGGCACGGTATTGGGTGCTGTGGATATTGTGATGGATGTCTCGGAGTATCAGCGCTGGGGTTTGATGGTATTGGTTGGGATTTTCGCAACCATTATTATCTTCCTAAGCCTGATTTTGATCAACACTATTCGAACCGTACATAAGCATGTACAGCGCCCGCTGGAAGATTTAATTAAAAATGCCGACACCGCATTTCATAATCACCAACCGGTTCATGCGGAGGAGTTCGAAACCCGCGAATTTGTGGATGTTGCTAACGAAATCAACCTCTTTAATAACGATATTATTGCACACCAGGATATGCTCAAGAAGAAGAACAGCGAGCTGGAACAACTGAATAGCGAAATTGAGAGCACCCTGCGTGACACGGTCTACACTATGGGTGTGATTGAAGAGCAGCGCTCAAAAGAGACCAGCAATCACACCAAGCGGGTCACACTCTATAGCCAGTTGATTGCAGAAAAAATGGGGCTGACACCGCGAGAAATTGAGTTAGTAACCTTAGCCGCACCGTTACACGATATTGGTAAAATTGGTATTCCAGACAGCATTCTCTTGAAACCTGGCAAACTGAATGATGCTGAATATGAAATTATGAAGAGCCACTCTCGTATTGGTTACACCATGCTCAGTCACTCCGAGCGCGACATTCTGCATGCCGCTAGCATCATTGCACTACAGCACCACGAAAAATGGAATGGAACAGGTTACCCCCAAGGTCTCAAAGGGGATGGAATTCATATTTTTGGTCGTATTATCGCTTTAGCTGATGTGTTTGATGCGTTGTACTCTCCCCGTGTTTACAAAAAAGCGTGGGATCTGGAGAGTATAGTTAACTTAATAGCAGAAGAGCGAGGCCAGCACTTTGACCCACAACTGGTTGACCTGTTCCTGCGAGATATTAACGAGTTTGTGGATATCTGTAATCAATACCCATCGGGGTTTCCAGAAGATGGGTACATGAAGTAG